From Phalacrocorax carbo chromosome 6, bPhaCar2.1, whole genome shotgun sequence, a single genomic window includes:
- the C6H1orf52 gene encoding UPF0690 protein C1orf52 homolog has translation MAAEGGDPLGYFAAYGSSSSDSEAEEPQPEERQAGGGAAAAAGGSPGRRPRLPPPDELFRRVSQPPAFLYNPLNKQIDWESRVLRAPEEPPKEFKVWKTNAVPPPETYSPPEKKPPPPPAIDMAIKWSNIYEDNGDDAPRQASKARFLPDEEQEPPESDDEKDDEPASAKKRKLDSGEQAKKKKV, from the exons ATGGCGGCGGAGGGAGGCGATCCGCTGGGCTATTTCGCGGCCTACGGCAGCTCCAGCTCCGACTCGGAGGCCGAGGAGCCCCAGCCCGAGGAGCGGCaggcggggggcggcgcggcggcggcggcggggggcagcccggggcggcggccgcggctGCCTCCGCCCGACGAGCTCTTCCGTAGGGTGTCGCAGCCGCCCGCCTTCCTCTACAACCCGCTCAACAAGCAGATCGACTGGGAGAGCCGCGTCCTGCGGGCGCCCGAGgag ccccccaagGAGTTCAAGGTGTGGAAAACCAACGCCGTGCCCCCGCCGGAGACCTACAGCCCGCCCGAGAAgaagcccccgccgcccccggccaTCGACATGGCGATAAAGTGGTCCAATATCTACGAGGACAACGGCGACGACGCGCCCCGGCAAGCCAGCAAAGCCAGGTTCCTGCCGGATGAGGAGCAGGAGCCGCCCGAGTCGG atgatgaaaaagaTGATGAACCAGCTTCTGCTAAGAAACGTAAACTAGACTCCGGGGAGCAGGCAAAGAAGAAGAAGGTATAA